The genomic DNA ATCTGGTGACTGTGCAGTTAAAAATGGGCACATGGTGATTTAAGCTCATGCTTAAGTTGTGGTAAACCATCCAAGCACTTCTTTAATTAATAACTATAAATACACAGCAGCGTTTTTACCGGAGAGGTTTCTGTCTGCCGCCTCTCCCTTGGGTGAGTGTGTGACGTGTTTGTCTCTTAAACAGCTAACTACGCTTTTTGCTCATCTGCTAGAGGAAACACGGGTTATGTGGAATTGATTATCAACTTTCATATAGATTTttctataatatatttatatagttattttcctttctctcacGCACCCACCACGCTTGCTTGCTTTCACATTCTCTCGTCTCACTACTTTTATTCAATGTACACAACGTAATAAACATGGGGTTGAGTGGGGAGCGACAGAGCTGAAATGACAatcactgagaaaaaaaataataaaacaaagccAAAAAGAACTGCAGTCTTTTTCGTCATCCATTGGCAGTTGGACTGACATAGCAGTCAGCCAGTTACAATGGTGGTTTTGAGGGGAGGGAGTGGCTATGTCATCAAAGGGGCGGCGCAGGAGGCTCTTTCTTCGTTGGTGCCGTTTTAGTTGTCGTTTTCGTCGTCTTGGTAGCCGGGGTCATCTCCTTGAGATTGAGGTTCTCCAGTGCCACGTCCAAGGTCATGACCTCAACACAGCCCATGGCCTCGAAGTCAGCGAAATTCCGCAACGAGCCGTGACAGTCGTCCTCGTCTtcggaggaggaggcggaggcgTCCTCGTCTGGCAGCAGTGTGGACAGCAGCAGCTCCGTCACAAACAGGCTCCTGTCAGCCCACTGGGCCTCGCACACCTGCCGCTCTGCCTCAGACAGCCGTGGTTCGCTCAGCCTGCAGGATGACAAGTTATCAGTGATGAGACGAAGCTCAGAGGAGCGTGTAGACTTTGATAATgagaggaagacagatggatgaaacATTAGGTGACAGGAgagtaaaagaggaagaacaGCTTAGACTTCTAGggataatttgacattttggaaatatGATTATTCACTGTCCTGTTTAAAAAGGTGTAATATGCATCATTCAACCCCACTAGATGTCACACTAGAGCACCAGCATCTGAGACCAAAACAAATGCAGATGGCGTTTACTTAATAAAGttagaaggggaaaaaagcagcATCTGAACACATTTCATGAACCCCATATCAAACTGTAAACTAGGCAGCGCTGATCAAATATGGATCGAGAGTCTGTTACTGCCTATTTCTGGAGTATTCTGCTGGAGTTACTGCACACTCAGAGGGAGTGTGACCTCATCCATATACTCTGCTATATCTTGACATAGAAAGTAGTTGTTTGCTGATATCAAGTCGGGCTGAATGGGGAAccgttaaatatgaagctacagccaggagCCAgatagcttagtttagcataaagactggaaactggggaacagctagcctggctctgtccaaaggcaACAATAACTTTAATTTAAGCATCAGTATAGCTCACTAATAAATATGTTATATCTCAACTAATATTAAGCCGTATAAAAACCACATGATGTGATTCGACAGTCTATTTCTTGGCCAAGCACAGTGACTTCTTTTACCTTCAGAAACAACTTACAAAAGCCAGTCTTTATGATATGCTAAGCTGCTGGCTGGGGCTTCATAATTAGATGGACATTGGGATGGAattaatcttctcatctaattcATGGCACAAAATttaataagcatatttcccaaaatgttgaataattcccttaaaatatttaaagagaTGCAGTAAATTGAGCAATATCCTGACCTGCTGAGTAGAAACTGGGAGCTATGTGCAGTATGCTGTGTGTTGGGCTCAGGTGGACCCGGGTTGGGACTGGGGTTGGTATTGTGGTTGGCGCTGTTGTTGGGGTTTGTGGCAGCTGAATTTGTATTGAGGATTGCATTGGCACGGCCGCCGCCCCGGGTAGCGTTTCGGGCCGTCTCAAGCTGCTGGCGTGCTGCCTGCGCCTGCTGGCGTTCCAACTGGAGTTGcatctggagctgctggagctggGAGGCAGAGGGGCCGGAGCTGAGCTGGCCACCCGCCGAACGCCGCACCCCCGACAACTGAGACAAAAGCTCTGGAGGAACACAGTGGAGACGACAAGGATGTAATGTTAGAACTTGTGATGGAAAGATGTGTTTATTTCTAATTCAATCCTGCACCACAGtctcataaaaaaaatcttcaagCAGATGATGGCAGTAAGGAAATAATATTaccttttaaaaatcaatatagGTTTAACAACCCTGTAACTACCATTTATGAGCTGCACTGTAACACAACTAAAAGCAGAACTTAAATAAGACATGACCGATCCTCAGCCTTTGATGCTTAATAGAAAGCACAGCACTGTAACTCaaaagacacacaatacacacacacacacacacacacacacacacacacacacagtacaacagAGCCTCGGCAGTGAGTGTTTCAGGCTAAAACTCGGCCAGTCGGATCAACAGCCCAGCAGGTATAGCAGGTCATTAGAGAGGAGGGAGCACTGGCCGGTGTCCTGTTTGTGAGGCGGACTGAACAGGGACCCTCATTATGGCACAGCTGGAGCTGACATGGCGAATACCAAGCATTGAACCGGATTAAAATTGGGAACAGGATAAACATGGAATTGCCACAGCAACAGCTCTGCCCACACATTACAGACTGCCTTGAAATGCAGACTGAAACAAACAGAGCGTATCTGCAGTAGAAAATCTGTATGTGTGAGAAATGTACTCTATTAAGACAACTGTTAAATGTTTCTATTAATAAGTTGCCCTGTTGCACCAGTCAGAACTGTGCACCCGTGTTGTGTGTCAGACCTCATGCAGTTGCAGCTGGGTGATACTGGTCATTACAAGAACATTATTTTCCTGCCTGACTGCATgaataacaaaaatattttctgtgACCTGCATCAGGCTCCGCAGCTTCTTCTTTTCAGAGAATTCTGTATTTTCTGAATATGTTTATCTTATAACCACAGcctttcatctgtgtgtgtgattgtgtgtgtgacactgacCTGCTATGGGGTCCATGGCCTCTCTGCTGTAGTTGGAGCTCTGTGAGGAGCTCTGACTGGTGGAGAGCCCCCCTGTGGTGCTGCTGGTGAAGTGCATGTTAGACCTGCGGGCTCGTGGACCCCCCAGCCCGCGCCCAGGGTGAAACATCCTCCTCACATGCCGCACGCCACTGGACTCATCGTGAAGCTCATGGTTAAGAAACACATCATGAGCGTGATAAAGCTGCATCTAAAGGTCATCTATTAATACTAAAGATAATCTTTTTTGGATTACACATTCAAGATATTGACCATTAGTTCCCAGAAACTGAGCTGATTGTTTTCAATCTGATATTTATGTGTCCAAAACCCTCACACATTCTAAAAGACTTGAAGGAAACGTAGAAAATCCtaatatttgagaagctgccaTCAGTAAATGTCTGACATTTTgctttatgaatgatttaaatgattCTGTGCTGctctataaatgtattaaatcaaCTTGTCATTTTCTAAACACTCATTACACACAGGtcttctgcagctgctgcaaTCGGCTGATGTATTTGCATGCTGCCCTCGTGTCACATGAACATTTGCACAACACAGCACACTAGCAGCACCCACAAACAAAAACCTACACCTGTATTTCATGGAACTTGAAATGCACTCCTGCATCTTTTGTTTCCACCACAGCACTGAATTCAAAGCTCTCTAAGCCGACTGTCAGACTGCTGTCATCAGTCCTCAGTGAGTCAAACCTACTGTGAGTAGTTTTGCCGGTTTAAAAGCAGATGCTGATATTTCAACACTCATATAGCCCTCTCCGGCTCCTCTGAACTGACACATACACCTGTATGTGGTTAATTCAGCTTAATTCCTTTCTGAACTGCATTTTCAACCCCAAATGGAGTGAGTATGCATTTTCACTCAGAGGAGCCTGAGGTTCCTAACAGATTCTATAATTTAATAACCGATAATACACGGCTATTTTTTAGAAAACTGTCAAGAGATTAAGTTGTCTGTTTTCATCCCCACCAGCGTTCAAGTTAAATCCCACGTTAAAGCGTTTCTGTTTTAAATGCTCACATCCATTTTTTGGCTTCATTGTGCTCatgaaaagcaaataaaatacatgataCAAACCATCAGAGATGACCTGACCCAACTCCTCACCTCTTGGTATCTGTCAATCAAAACCAAGCCGATATTAGTGCTCTCTTTTTTCCTAAATCTAAAATCTGTATAACTCCCTGCTTGAAATTCTGTGAAATCTAtctattataaataaaatgagaccAGGGATTGTAGTGGAGTTCAAAACAGTCATGCCTGTGACTGATTTACTGTATACTGAATAACTGATAGAGAGGCCAAGGTTAATGATGGAGAAATTCAGACAAATCTGAATAAAGACACAGAGATGAACACAATTAGTCTTCACTGTACCTTCCTTCTCAGTTGAGAAATGCCATTTTGTTTAAAACTACATAATGACAGTGAAACCATTACTTAACTGATTCTCTACCCGATCCAGCGAGTTGGAAAACTACCACCGGAGGCTTTAATGTTATTAGCAAAATGTCAACAAATGTCAGTTTCAGTGAACAGAAGCCTGCATGGTGCTCTAATCTTTAAAATGACAACACAATCTGGATGACACAAACCACACGGGGTTCATTTGGATGATGAGTCACATCCTTCAAGTagcataataataaatatctgAATAGTTTCCACACAGAAAGCTAGATAACTGCATCTGATGACAAAACACAAACTCAAATTAAATTTCAATACTTCAAAAGGATATCAAGTCTCTGGGTGCTCTGTGTTCAAGTGTGAGATGAGCAGCAAAGTCATCTGTCACATGATTCGGGTCTCCACCTGGCAGCGCTGCACATATGGGGCAAATCtagaggacaggaagagagagcgTCAACGTCAATATCGCCACACTTCACTGCACATTCAACATTCACCAGTTGGTGCTGGATGCTTTTGAACAAACACTGAGATTAGTAAATATCTACCGTACAAACGCTGTATTCAAAcacaaggaggagagaggatgtgATATCTGTAAAGCTGCAGCAGCACTAAGGGCTACAATTGATTTTTAACTCACTGACAGTTTGGTCAAATAATTTGCTGGTGGGAAGCGCTCCCATTAAAAATTTGACAGTCACCTGCCAAATAGCATCACATTGATGAGTTATTGTGCAGTCAAACTCGGGACAAATAACATTGTGCTACTATGTCATGTGGATTTATTAGGTAGGAggcttcaaattaaaatgagctTGGATGACTTCCAGTGTTGACTAAGTCAAAACAGGTAAGTCAAGTATTTGTCAAATACTTAAATGTAATATCCTGTAGGGGGGTAGAAcgagacacacaaacaatatttgTGATCATGAACTACTttatgcttttgtgtgtgtgtcctcactgCAGCTGCTAACTGAGGTTATTCACTCATGAATCTGCATCATTAATTAGCTTCCATAACACCAGCACCCAGTTCAGTGGAGCTGCCACAGTTAACGCATTACCGCAGTAACGCAATCAAGCCCACCGCAGAGTCAGGCTGAGCACCACTCCTCTGCTTAGTGAACGGCTCAAATGATGGACATTAGTTATTGTTACTGTCTCAGGTTTGACATAAACAATGACGTGCCTGCCTAATGCCGACCAATAATCCTGCTACAGAGTCAGCATCTTAACGACAACActgaaataaagacaaacatttagACTGTAGAGGCTGTAAAGAATCGACTACTACAGGAATAAATGCTTTCAGAAAGTTTACTGCATTGGTCCAAATACAAGACAGGTTTTTTTGGGATGACGTGTGGAAAAAGTGGATCGTCTTATATTCAGAGTCcagaaaaatcataaattaaTAACATCACATATTCTTTTTGAATGGATAAGCTGCAGTGACTCCTACATAGAGTGTTGCATTGTgggttgttttatattattcatgTTGCTATGCTAACGAGTGtcataaagtttttttttagtccatcagctctaaaaatgttttgttagtCCAGTTTAACCTGCAGGAGTTTCTGAAGgatcatttgttttttctgtcatgGAGGAAATAAATTGATGTCAAGTGAAAACAAGTCCAAATCATCTTTGGAAGTCTCTACGGCAGAAACAGAGCATGTCCAGCTGCCAAATATCACTGTCACAGATGATAAGGAGCTCAAAAAGTCAAACCCACAGTCCTATAAATGctggagaaa from Scomber japonicus isolate fScoJap1 chromosome 9, fScoJap1.pri, whole genome shotgun sequence includes the following:
- the LOC128364157 gene encoding E3 ubiquitin-protein ligase KCMF1-like, with the protein product MSRHEGVSCDACLKGNFRGRRYKCLICYDYDLCASCYESGATTTRHTTEHPMQCILTRVDFDLYYGGEAFSVEQPQAFTCPYCGRMGYTEISLQEHVAAEHTETSTEVICPICAALPGGDPNHVTDDFAAHLTLEHRAPRDLDESSGVRHVRRMFHPGRGLGGPRARRSNMHFTSSTTGGLSTSQSSSQSSNYSREAMDPIAELLSQLSGVRRSAGGQLSSGPSASQLQQLQMQLQLERQQAQAARQQLETARNATRGGGRANAILNTNSAATNPNNSANHNTNPSPNPGPPEPNTQHTAHSSQFLLSRLSEPRLSEAERQVCEAQWADRSLFVTELLLSTLLPDEDASASSSEDEDDCHGSLRNFADFEAMGCVEVMTLDVALENLNLKEMTPATKTTKTTTKTAPTKKEPPAPPL